GCGAGCCCGTAGACGATGTCAGGGGACTTTCCAATGGTGGCGGTGGCAAATTGTACGGGAGATGAGGAGATTTTGTTGGGTAGGGTGGCGGCGAGAAACTTAACGTTGTCGCAGAATTCATCCGCAGTTGTCTGGAAGGGTGTGAGGCTACTGAGTAGGAGCATCAGGGTGATCACCATGGCTTGGCTAGCTGAAATTGCTTCTGGTTGTTCTTCTCCGAGATGGTTGATCAGACCGTGTGCCTTTATGTATCAACAATACACCATCGATATCATTCACATGGAAACACGAATATTAGAAAAGTCTTTCTGTTGATTTCCGCAATGGCCAGTTGCTTTCAACACTAACTAGTCAACGCCTTACTTTGAAACCATCAAAGCAGCAATGACGCTATATTTGCTTTACTAACTAGTTTTACTATGTCATGTCCCAGAACAGCCTTATCTAACGCCTTAAGTGTTTGAAATAATATATAAGTGCCACCTAAACTGGCCTCACTCACCAAATATATAATTTTTGCTTTGTCTCCATTATTGTCCCGATTCAGTTTTAAGAATGGACAAATGTACCGGCAAAGATATAATTGACCACAGTACTTAATGGCGTCATATCTAGTGCATCCGGGATAGGTCGTGCATCCGTGTATCCTCGAGTTCTCAGCCAGCCGATCCACATCTAACGCATGGAATCAAAAGCGACATAATTTTGCAGAAACACGCCCGCCGCTGCTCCTAGTTCAGTCTACTAACTTGCTAATAACCCCCTCCCCTAATCACACATCCTAAATCCCTATTCTCTGTTTCTTCTCCCTCTCAATCTGGATCGTCTCCTCCAATCACTCGATTACAGCGGCTCAGGTGAATCCTTCCACGGCAGCCGCACTTGGTCCGTCCGCCTCGAACGGCTCCAAGGCCCTGCTGATCGCTTCCATGTTGTTCGCGCTTCACCTGCGTCCGCGTCCGTTCGCCTCAAATCGCTCGACGGCCCTGGTGATCCTTACGACGGCCGCGGTGAGATCCGCCATGTCTGGACTACCTCCGCGCTCGCCCGCCTTCTTGTGGGTTCCCGACGCCAAGTTCGCCAACGGCCGCAACCTGCGCACCATCCAGTACACTGCGACCGCATGCAGCGTTGCTCCTCTGCCTGATGATGTTTTCCACCTGCAACAAGAGACTCGATCGAGTGGCCGGCAAACAAGGACCAAGTTCCTAGATTTTTCTTGTTCATGTTGAATGTATCTAGTACTTGGCTATGTGCAGATTGTAGATTCCGAGCTCATCCATCAAATTATTCTTTCTTAAATGTGCGTGTAGCTCCAGACATCATAATGTGAATTGTACATTATAGTTGAGTATTGTTTTTCAGAGACAAGTGAATTTAGCTTGGCCCCGGTGATTTGAGGTATTCTGCAATACATGATGTAATACAGCTGATGCTTGGTGCTTGGGAATTCCTGGTGATTCTGCATTCCGTCTCTTTGACATATTCAGATATTCATAAATAAGATGTTGCTACTGCAAGCTTACAAACAAAGCACTGTTTAATTTCTGTTCGTGAATAATATTGTTGAGGCTGATGTGGGTTTGCAAGCTGAGTTGTTCCCTGGATACTACTGGCAAAATATTACACCCGAAGTAAACAAAGCACAGTGGTCATACTGTTATCGAAGTAAATAAAGGAATGATGGCTCACAGGCTGACAAAGATTCTTGTAAAATGTATTCTCCTATATGGTAGATGTATCTTTGTACAAAAAAAAACAGAGCATGCTTAATGTTTATGTGAACATAATGTGACATGGTGGCCCTGCTGCTTCATATACTATATTCGATATGCACCAATTCAGAGAAAATAAGAGGAAGATAGTTCAAGAAACTCAAATTTccatccatcacaagaattcaatACATTAGTAACAGTAATATAAATTCATGTTTTTCAACAGACTGAGGGCCATCAGCCCATCACGGAACACCACTTGGCTTCATCTGCTGCACAATCTCCGCCCCTTTGCCTTCTTTTTTGCTAGGACAATTGCGACTATCATGAAAAACTATTTGTTTGCAAGTCTTGCACAAGCGTGCAACCTTTACCTtggcttccttcttcttctttttctgttcCTCCTCACTTATTTCCTTTCctctctttattcttttgcatctccCCACCGTGCGAACATCAGTTGGTGGGTGTATGTCAATTTCAGTAGGAATATTGCAACCAATAAAAGCCTCATACTCATCTTGTCTAGTGTGCTTCACACCTGATGTAGGAACCATTTCATCCAAAGGTGCTTCAATATTTAATACACTTGATGTTAGAAAATCCATGCCTTCATCCGAGTGCTTGGCCTTCTGAATTAGATCTTCCAACTTGTTGCGTACAACTGAAATCTTCTTCCTCGTAGCTTCATTCAACGAATCGGTTGCCTTCTCTTCTATTAAATTCCCATGCTCATCATACACATTCTCCCTGTAAATAAAATTATATAATGTCAGCCATTTGGTTTTCAATTAGAATATCAATTGCATAAATTTTGTATACCTTTTGCACCGTTTCTTCCATCTTTTCATAATGTAGTACGATGGAAGTTCATTTTGATTTTCAGCCCTCAACACCTGCATGATATGGCGGCACGGGATTCCAATTGTTTCAAATAACTtacatgaacaatgagctatcaTGGTTGTGGTGACACACTGAACTTCCCTAATCCTATGGGATCGACCTCTCAATGTCACTATTTTTAGTGTTCCATCTTGTGCAATGCCTTGGATGCAACAATGGTCTCTTGCTGCAACAATCTGTTTCTGAAATTTCTCAAACACCTCATATGTAAACACATCTCTACCTTGTTTCTCCATTTCCCATGGTGTTAATAGTTGCGGGGTTGTATGAATGCTTGAGTTGTCAGCAATCAACTCTTCTTCTCGTTGGCATTCTAATGCCGTGTCAAACCTAAGCCAGAACTCAACCAAAGCAAGCTTATGATGAATAAAACGGTTAAAAAATGAATTTGCACTTTCAGACCTTGAAGTGGTTCGGAGAATACCCGCCAATGGTATGTCC
The sequence above is drawn from the Triticum aestivum cultivar Chinese Spring chromosome 7A, IWGSC CS RefSeq v2.1, whole genome shotgun sequence genome and encodes:
- the LOC123147825 gene encoding uncharacterized protein is translated as MKRWKKRCKRENVYDEHGNLIEEKATDSLNEATRKKISVVRNKLEDLIQKAKHSDEGMDFLTSSVLNIEAPLDEMVPTSGVKHTRQDEYEAFIGCNIPTEIDIHPPTDVRTVGRCKRIKRGKEISEEEQKKKKKEAKVKVARLCKTCKQIVFHDSRNCPSKKEGKGAEIVQQMKPSGVP